The genomic DNA ATCGCCACCCGTCTGATCGGCAAATACCAGCCGACCTTCACGCCGCACGTCGACAGTGGCGACAACGTCGTTGTCATCAACGCTGACAAACTGGTCGTCACCGGTAAGAAGCTCGACCAGAAGACCTACTACCGCCACAGCGGTTTCCCTGGCGGTATCACCGCCACTACCCTGGGTGAGCAGGTCGAGAAAGACTCCACCAAGGTCATCTACGCAGCCGTCAAGGGCATGCTGCCACGCAACAAGCTGGCTGCTGACCGCCTGCAGCGCCTGCGCGTCTTTGCTGGCGAGGCACACAACCACAACGCACAACAGCCAGAAGTAATCGAGGTAGTAAAGTAATGGCAAAAGCTGATTCATATTTCTACGGTATCGGCCGCCGCAAGAGTGCCACCGCCCGCGCCCGCGTCATGAGCGGCAAGGGTGGGATCATCGTCAACGGCAAGCCTGCAGAGGAATACTTTGCCGGCAGCGCCCCCATCCTGCGCGAGCTGAACGAGCCACTGACCGTCCTGGGTAAGACCAGTGACTACACCGTAACACTGGTCATCACCGGTGGCGGCCACGCCGGTCAGGTTGACGCTGCCCGCCTGGCAATCGCCAAGGCGCTCAGCAGCATCAACGACGACATCAACGGCAGCCTCCGCAAAGTCGGTCTGCTCAAGCGTGATACCCGCGAAAAAGAACGCAAGAAGTACGGTCTGCGCAGCGCCCGCAAGCGCGAGCAGTTCTCGAAGCGTTAAGATACCGTCTACAAACACTTCAGACAGCACCCCGACTAGCACGGCAGTATTGCCTGGACGCTCGCCGGGGTGTTTGTTTGTTACAATGGAAACACTATGGAAGCAACCCTCAGCGCCCTTCACGCCCACGATATACAGATATCCGACCAACAGTCTGCTTTGCTGGCACGTTTCGTCGATAGTTTCATGGCCTATAACGCCCACACCAACATCAGTGCCATCCGCCAGCCGGAAGCGATCTGGACCAAGCACATTGCGGACAGCCTGATGCTTTTGAAGTTTGAGGATATCAGCGGCAGCGCCATCGATATCGGTACTGGCGGCGGGCTGCCAGGCATTCCACTGGCCATCATGCGGCCCACGCAGCCGATGTTTCTGCTCGACTCGGTCGGCAAGAAGATCAAGGCCTGCCAAAGCTTCATAGAAGAGTTGGGGCTGGAGAACACCCGCACCATCCTTGGCCGGGCCGAGAAGATTGCTAAAGACTCCCAGCATAAACACAACTACGATACCGTCCTCTCGCGGGCGACTGCCTATCTGCCCATTCTGCTGGCCTGGTCGGAGCATCTGTTGGCTCCCGGCGGCCGTATCATCATGTACAAGACACCGAGTGATGAGGAGCGCCAGGCGGGTACAGCCGTAGCCAAGGAGCTAAAGCTGACGCTGGCCCGGGAGCATCGGTATGAATTGGAAGGACAGCAGCGCTACATCTTGGTATATGAGCGCACCAGTACGGTAAAGCAACGGAAATAATCAGGACATATCATGACAAAACCCACCATCCTCACCGGCCTCCGTGCCAACAATGACCTCCATATCGGCAATTACTTCGGTGCCTTGCTGCCAATCGTCAACATGGCCCGCGAGCGGGCAGGGGACTATACAGTCAACCTGTTCATTCCTGATCTGCACAGTTTTACGACCCCCATCAATCACGACGAGCTGTACGGGCAGTCTCTGCACAATGCACGGCTGTTCCTGGCGGCCGGCTTGCCCGCGGCGGCCGAAGACATCCACATGTATCGCCAAAGTTATGTTACTGCTCACAGCGAGCTGACTTGGATTCTTGATTGTTTCACTGGATTTGGCGAGATGAGCCGCATGACCCAGTTCAAGGACAAATCCAGCAAGCTGAGCGAAGACCGTATCAGTGTCGGCTTGTTCAACTATCCGGTATTGATGGCGGCCGACATCCTGCTGTACGATGCCGAGTACGTCCCCGTCGGCGACGACCAGTCCCAGCACCTCGAGTTCACCCGTGATATCGCCGAGCGCATGAACAGCCGCTTCGGTGAGTTGTTTACTGTGCCAAAGTCCGTCAAGGAACAGCATCAGTTCTTTGGTAAGGACCAAGGCCTGCGCATCCGTAATCTGATCGTACCGACCCAGAAGATGGGCAAGAGTGATGATGAACAGCGCGGTGTCATCTACCTGAGCGAGGACCCGGCTATCGCCGCTAAAAAGATAATGGGTGCGACCACAGACAGCCTGGCAGAAATCAACTTTGATTGGGAAAGGCAGCCGGGCGTTACAAATCTACTGCAGATCCTTTCGCTGACCAGCAATATGCCACAAGAAGAGGTTAACCGGCAATGGATTGGCAAGCAGCAGTATGGCGAACTGAAAAAGGCAGTCGCTACTTCGGTGCAGTCCATGCTCGAGGACTTTCAGCAGCGCCTGCAGGCAATCGACGAGGCGGCAGTGCTACGCAAACTGGAGGCCGACGAGGCGAAAGTTGCCCTTACCGCACAGGCAACCCTGCTCCGCGCCCAAAAAGCCGTAGGATTGCGCCGCTAGCCATGCGCCTGGATGCCTACCTCGCACAGTACTGGCCTGAATACTCCCGCTCACAGTGGCAGAAGCTCATCAAGGCCGGCTATGTCTCGGTCAACGGGGCAGTGGTCACCATACCCAAGCAGCTGCTTGGTGAAGATGATGAGGTGACGCCGAACCCGCCCAAGCCCGACGAATACCTGCGCCAAACGCTTATCCCCGTCATCTACGCCGATGACGACGTGGTGGTACTGGACAAGCCGACCGGACTGCTGACACATGCCAAAGGCGCCTTGCTCGAGGAATACACCATCGCTGAATACATGCGCCCCCGCATGACTGATGGCAGTGAAGGTAACCGCCCCGGCATCGTCCACCGCCTGGACCGGGACACCAGCGGCGTCATCATCTGCGCCCGCAACGATGCCACCCGCAGCTACCTGCAGCGGCAGTTCTCGCAGCGAAAGGTCAAAAAGACATATCTGGCACTGGTAGATGGGGTGCCGGACCTGCCCGAGGCCATCATCCGCGTACCCATCGAGCGTAATCCCAAGGCACCAGCGACATTCCGTCCGGGCGCGGGCGGCAAGCCTGCCGAAACGGCTTACAAGGTACTCTGGCACGACGATAAACGTGCCTTGTTGGAACTGCGCCCCCTGACCGGCCGCACCCATCAGTTGCGCGTCCATCTGACGCACCTGGGCGTACCTATCGTCAATGACCGGGTGTACAATCCCGCCACCAACTCCAAGAAGCGCCAACCGGAAGGGCGGATGGCGTTACATGCCCACTCTTTGGAGATCACCATACCTGGCGGGCTGCGCAAAGTATTTACTGCGCACCTGCCGGATGACTTCACAGCCCTGGAGCCGGCCCTGCGCACGATCGAGCTGCCGGAGGCTCAGTGATGACCGACGGCACTGAACTGCTCGGCGAGAGCTTCAAACAAGCCGCCAGCCAGCTCGCCATCGACCCACCGCATGCCATGATGCTCAGCGGCGTACAAGGCTACACACCACGCATCGAGGCCGACCTTCTGGCCGGCCTGATTATCGGTGGTCATGGCGGTCAGGTACAGGTGTTACGGCCAGAGAAAGACAAGACCGGTATCAGCATCGAGCAGGTCCGCGGCCTCTACCAGGCCACCCGCTCCAAACAGGCCAGCGGCCGGGCCGTCTGGCAACTCTACCTCGAGGGCGCTTCAGATGCCGCCCAGAACGCCTTGCTGAAGCTGCTTGAGGAGCCGCCGCTCCACACAGTCTTCATCCTGGTGGTCGCTCATACTGATAGTCTATTGCAGACCATACGCTCACGCAGCCAGCCCCTGTCCGCCACGCCGTTCAGTCCGCAGCAGGCCATCGCATGGCTGGAACGGGAGGCTGGCCTGGATACCGCCACCAACCAGCAGTTACTGTTTCTGTCCGAAGGCAGCGCCACCGAACTGGTGCACCTGGCCGGCGACGAGCAGTATCGCATGCTGCAGCTGGAAAATGCCGCCGCGGCCAAACGCCTGGTCGGCAGCCCGGTCTATGATTGCCTCACCGACCTCAATCAATACGGACAGGACAGGGAAAGGACCCTTCGGATCCTGCACCTCGCCATCGTTATGCTGAACCGCCTGGCGGCTGCCCAGAACAGCCCGGGCATACTGCGCCAGCTCCGTCATTACCTCAAGTACTACGAACGTATCCACAGGAACGGGAATGTCCGTGCCCAAATGCTCGCAGCCATTACCGCCCGTGGCTAAGATTTGCTATACTGGGATAAGCATATGTACTCGTTATTTCTTCTAGGATTGTTCGGCGTGATGCTCCAGCGTGCCTGGAACCGTGAGCCAAAAGCAGCTACCAACAACGTGGCCTCTGGCCTGACCGCCCGGCTTGATAAGCTGTGGGAAGTGGCTCAAGAGAGTATTCAGGAACGCAAGTACCTGCGGGCCGAACGCGCCCTGCTGACCATCCTCAAGGTGGATGAGCGCAGCGCCACCGCTTACAACCGCCTTGGCATCCTCTATGCCAAACAAAAGGAATACTCCGACGCCATCGAATGTTTTGAGATAGCCCAGAGCCTGGAGCCAAGCGCTTCCAGCCTGCACAACGTCGGCCTGATCTACTACGAAACCGAGAACTACCCCAAGGCTGCCATTGCTTTTGAGCAGGCCCTGGCCATGGAAGATAACCACGCCTCCCGCTACATCGCCTACGGCAAGGTACAGGAGAAGCTTGGCAACTACAAGAAGATGATTGATGCGTATGAGCAGGCCGTCACCCTGGAGCCAAGCCCGCAGATGCTACGCTTTGTAGCTGATGCTTATGCCCGCACCAACCAGCCCGAGCTGGCCGAGCGCGCCAACGCCGAACTGGCGCAGATCAACAGTGGCGCCAGTGTTTCGCATACCAAGGCCAAGCCGGCAGCCCGCCGCGTGGTCATGTAGTGTGCTGGTGGCGCAACAATTGCTTGATTAGTTGTCCGATATCCGCTACTATTATCTCTGTATTCAGGCCACCGGAGCGAAACGATGGCCGTAGGACACGCGCCGAAGTAGCTCAGCTGGTAGAGCAGCTGTTTTGTAAACAGCGGGTCGCAGGTTCGAGCCCTGTCTTCGGCTCCAAGTACTGAATTGGGCATTCCCGCCACAATTCATTAAGTTTTAACATGCTGGGATAGTGAAGCGGTCAAACACGGCTGACTGTAAATCAGCTGGCTCAGCCTTCGGGGGTTCGAATCCCTCTCCCAGCACCAATTTAAGAAACCGCCTCGTGCGGTTTTTTAAATTGGTCTTGAGTTGGGATTCGATCGCCCGAAGGCGAAGCCTGAGCGGGGCAGAACTGCCAGTGGCAGTTCTGTAAGCAATGCTTGGCCGAGTGGGTGAGCTGTAGCGCCAGCGAAGGCGAACGTAGAGCGAGCAAGACAATTCGACTCCCTCTCCCAGCACGCGTAGTACTGCCCTGCAATAAAGTAGCTTTATAGGCGTATAATGAACACTACTTCAGAGGACAAGCAATATGAATATTACAGACATGGTCACAAGAGGAATGCTGTCGCAGACTGCAGAGAATAAGATTGAGTTCCTGCGCTCGTTGCTAGGTATAAATTCATCGATCCTTATAGCAGTCGTGGGTCTGGTGTTTATTCTTTACCAGATCGACCGTTATAACAAATTCAAGAAGATTAACTATTGGTATTTAGTTACTTACGTTTTAGCTGGCACTACTATAGGACTAGTCATTCCAACGGTCTTCCTGCACAGTGCCGATCCGCATAATAAAAACCCGCTGTACATAGTTGCTGGGCTATCGGTTTATATTTTAATATTGCTGTCAACCACGTATATGGTACTGGCTCTGCAGTCCATGTCCACAACACGAATTATCAAGAGATTTCGCTACCGTACTGCTTTAAGCATAAAACTTGAGCGATTTTACGCAAAGACATACAACATCGTTAGCAGATTTTTCTTCAAAGTGACCAAAACCGAAATGAAATTTAAAGGCAAGTATAAAGAACTCTGGCGTATAGGTACTGGAAGGAATCTTCACCCACTAGCAAAGATGAATAAAGAAACTTGTCTTCAGCATGGCGTCGTAGGGCAGGAATACGATGTTGCCGAGCTATCGCCGCTAAGCGTTCGTATGGACT from Candidatus Saccharibacteria bacterium includes the following:
- the rpsI gene encoding 30S ribosomal protein S9, with product MAKADSYFYGIGRRKSATARARVMSGKGGIIVNGKPAEEYFAGSAPILRELNEPLTVLGKTSDYTVTLVITGGGHAGQVDAARLAIAKALSSINDDINGSLRKVGLLKRDTREKERKKYGLRSARKREQFSKR
- the rplM gene encoding 50S ribosomal protein L13; amino-acid sequence: MKTTSKTFVLKPADVTRKWVVIDASTAPLGRVATTIATRLIGKYQPTFTPHVDSGDNVVVINADKLVVTGKKLDQKTYYRHSGFPGGITATTLGEQVEKDSTKVIYAAVKGMLPRNKLAADRLQRLRVFAGEAHNHNAQQPEVIEVVK
- the trpS gene encoding tryptophan--tRNA ligase; the protein is MTKPTILTGLRANNDLHIGNYFGALLPIVNMARERAGDYTVNLFIPDLHSFTTPINHDELYGQSLHNARLFLAAGLPAAAEDIHMYRQSYVTAHSELTWILDCFTGFGEMSRMTQFKDKSSKLSEDRISVGLFNYPVLMAADILLYDAEYVPVGDDQSQHLEFTRDIAERMNSRFGELFTVPKSVKEQHQFFGKDQGLRIRNLIVPTQKMGKSDDEQRGVIYLSEDPAIAAKKIMGATTDSLAEINFDWERQPGVTNLLQILSLTSNMPQEEVNRQWIGKQQYGELKKAVATSVQSMLEDFQQRLQAIDEAAVLRKLEADEAKVALTAQATLLRAQKAVGLRR
- the rsmG gene encoding 16S rRNA (guanine(527)-N(7))-methyltransferase RsmG; this translates as MEATLSALHAHDIQISDQQSALLARFVDSFMAYNAHTNISAIRQPEAIWTKHIADSLMLLKFEDISGSAIDIGTGGGLPGIPLAIMRPTQPMFLLDSVGKKIKACQSFIEELGLENTRTILGRAEKIAKDSQHKHNYDTVLSRATAYLPILLAWSEHLLAPGGRIIMYKTPSDEERQAGTAVAKELKLTLAREHRYELEGQQRYILVYERTSTVKQRK
- a CDS encoding RluA family pseudouridine synthase; amino-acid sequence: MRLDAYLAQYWPEYSRSQWQKLIKAGYVSVNGAVVTIPKQLLGEDDEVTPNPPKPDEYLRQTLIPVIYADDDVVVLDKPTGLLTHAKGALLEEYTIAEYMRPRMTDGSEGNRPGIVHRLDRDTSGVIICARNDATRSYLQRQFSQRKVKKTYLALVDGVPDLPEAIIRVPIERNPKAPATFRPGAGGKPAETAYKVLWHDDKRALLELRPLTGRTHQLRVHLTHLGVPIVNDRVYNPATNSKKRQPEGRMALHAHSLEITIPGGLRKVFTAHLPDDFTALEPALRTIELPEAQ
- a CDS encoding tetratricopeptide repeat protein, whose product is MMLQRAWNREPKAATNNVASGLTARLDKLWEVAQESIQERKYLRAERALLTILKVDERSATAYNRLGILYAKQKEYSDAIECFEIAQSLEPSASSLHNVGLIYYETENYPKAAIAFEQALAMEDNHASRYIAYGKVQEKLGNYKKMIDAYEQAVTLEPSPQMLRFVADAYARTNQPELAERANAELAQINSGASVSHTKAKPAARRVVM